The window CGAGTGAAGTGCGTGATTTGACCGCGTGAGGCGGGGTTTTATGCTCACAGAAGCGCGCGCATATCGGTATCTTTATTAGAGTATGAGACAAGGATGCAAATACAGGTaaaagagatagcaatattagtagACAGAGATAGTGATACATAAAGAGTGAAGCGGTTGTTTACAATTTGGTCAGCTTCAGTATGGTTGGTGACGGGGAAGCATCGaccgcttaatttaaataaatcttatgtttaattttacagctataaatcgtctatatttattactaataaaatatactctaaATAGACTTATCGGAGATTAGGTCTCgcaactaacttatatttttcatacaaataaccaatatatctaccttatcaactattaaaacataacttccttattataataatcaactgtttgatacaaggtctcgcaaaagtatttgttaatttacttaatcaatttaGGTATCGTGAATCTTCAACAGTCTCCCCTCCGTGCGAAGATAACATCTGGAGCACTTCATGTTGAGGAAGAAGATTGCGCTATTTTCACTAGGCGGGAAACCGGTCGCTTTAGTATTCCGGCGGTAGTGCGCACGTCTACTATACGTGTTTTTCCGTCTGGTCCGGGGTAGGTTTTGATGATTTCACCTCTTGGCCAGGTGCCTCGGGGAAGAGAATTatcgattattattacaatgtcGCCGATGGTTGGGTTAATGAATCCATTTTGATTGTTGTTGTATCGCGGTGTTATCGTGGGTAGATATTCATTGAGCCAGCGTTTCCAGAAGTGATCGGTGAGGCGTTGTAATGTTTTCCATGTTGGGGGGCCGATGAGTTCGTCGTCCGTGAAATCTCCCATGCGAAGGTGCCCGCTTGATCTTCCAATCAGAAAGTGGTTTGGAGTTAAACCTTCTTGGTCATCTGGATCTAGGGGTACCTCTGTTATAGGTCTTGAATTTATGAGGTGTTCTGCTTCTAGAAgtaatgtatgtaatatttcTTCTTGAGGATGTCGTGTATTAAGGGTTGCGGTTAGTGCGGTTTTAACTGATCGCACTAGTCTCTCCCATGCTCCTCCCATGTGTGGAGCTCCTGGAGGTATGAATTTCCATTGAATTCCTTTTTCTTTGGATTTATCTATCATTTTTTCAAACGCTGTCttgatttctttatttgctCCGATGAAATTTGTTCCATTGTCGCTAAACATCGTTTTAGGTGTCCCTCGACGTGCTATCATTCTTCGCAGTGTGAGTATCATGTTATCTGCTGACAAGGATGTAGCAATCTCCAGATGAACTGCTCGCGTTGTGAGGCATGTATATAAAGCCACCCAGCGTTTATCTGTTTTTCTGCCAATTTTTATGGTTATTGGTCCGAAATAATCTACAGCAGTGCAGGTGAACGGGTATTGTTTGTGTTGCAGGCGTTCCACCGGTAAGTCTCCCAAAGGTGTTGTGATAGGAACGGCTTTGTGTATTCTACACCATTGGCATTCTCTTGCTATACTTTTGACGGTGTTTCGAAGGGATATCACATAGTATTTCTGTCGAATCTCGTTCATAATCGTGTTGTGATTACCGTGATTGTATTCTTGATGGTAATGGTTCACGATTAGTCGTGTAATCGGGTGTTTTCCATCGAGTATTATGGGTTTTTTGTAGGAAATCGCTATGTTGTTGGCAGCGGATAGGCGAGTTTCGAGATGCATTATATCATCTTCTATAACGGCGGTGAGTCTTCTTAGGCGGGATCCTTTGGCGAACTTCTTGTGATCTTTAAGGTTTTGAATTTCATTCTTaaaactgtcattttgaattcgttgTATCAACATTGTTTCAGCTTGCTTGATGTATTTTCTTGATAATGGTATTAGTTTGTTCACGGTTTTTATAGTTGGTTCTTGATTCGTGGGTGTTTGTTGAGTCATCTGTTTTTTATACGGTTTCCAGGCTTTATCCTTGACGATTCGTTTAGTGGCGGTGACTTTGTCGGGTTTATttagtaatgttttaaaaacttcgACGCTTTGTATGAAGCGTGCTGAGGCTCGTAGGTAACGTGTCCATGATGAGAAACGACTGACGTCTGGTATAGGTGGTTGAACGAGACGCGCCGTGGctactgtctgtgttttttcttCGCCCGTAACTTGTAGTGAGCGATCACTGTGATCTTGAGGCCATTCGTTGCAGTCAAGTTTTAGGAATTCTGGACCGTTGAACCATCGATGGTTGCTGTCGAAATTTCGGGGTGCCGATCTAGTTGCGTCGTCAGCTACGTTTTGTTTAGTGGGTACGTATCTCCATTCTGATGTTTTTGAGAGTTCTTCTATTTCAGCTAGTCTGTGTGCGACGAAGGTTTTGAACGTGCGTGGGTCGGATTTGATCCATGCTAATACCGTTCGAGAGTCTGACCAGTAATACTTCTTCTTAATATTGGTGTCCATTTCTTGGTGAATGCTGTTTGCTAGACGGCAGCCAAGCACTGCGGCTTGTAATTCTAATCGTGGTATAGAGGTAGGTTTGAGTGGGGCCACCTTGGCTTTTGCTGCTATTAGTTTTATGCTGACCTGGTTGTTCATAGTAGTTTTCCAGTATGTTGCAGCGGCATAGATGGTTTCACTGGCGTCTACGAAGGTATGTAGTTCCCCCTCGTTACAGGAATCTGTACATCGTGGAATGTTTAGATCCTTTAGACATGCTAGGTTGTTGAGCCATTTTGACCAATGGTCTCTAAGCGTGTCGGGTATGTGGTCGTCCCAATTTATTCCGGTGCGCCATAGTTGCTGTATAAGTGTTTTTCCTTGTATTTAAACTGGAGTGGCTAAACCTAGCGGGTCGAATACTGACATGACAGCGCTTGCGACTTCGCGTTTGGTTGGTGGTCTCGTTTCTCTAGTGACGTCATCGGGCGTGTTGCGAAGGCTGACAGTAAATCGTAATGCGTCGTTGTTGGTTTGCCATATCATGCCCAATGTCTTCCCATATTTATCGTGGTCTCCCAAATTAATGTGGTCGGGATGGTTGATTTCCATTGTGTTAATAGTGGATGGATAATTCGATGTCCATCCTCTTAGTTCGAAACCTCCACTTTTGTGTATGAGGTCCACTTCTTTACTTGTTCTTTTTGCTTCTTCGACTGTTGGGAAGCTTTGTAAATAGTCGTCCATATAATGACAACGTTGAATGGCATTCACAGCCTCGGGATATTTTTCTTGGAAGTCTTGAGCATTTCGATTCTTAACGTATATAGCTGAACAGGGTGATGACGTTGCTCCGAATATTAGCGACTTCATTCTGTATTCTTTAGGTTCTGCGTCTGTTTCGTTCTCTTTCCAGAGGAATCGTAAGCTGTCTCTGTCTTCTTCTCGTATTACGATTCTGAGAAACATTTCCTTGATGT of the Pararge aegeria chromosome 10, ilParAegt1.1, whole genome shotgun sequence genome contains:
- the LOC120627023 gene encoding uncharacterized protein LOC120627023, which translates into the protein MNNQVSIKLIAAKAKVAPLKPTSIPRLELQAAVLGCRLANSIHQEMDTNIKKKYYWSDSRTVLAWIKSDPRTFKTFVAHRLAEIEELSKTSEWRYVPTKQNVADDATRSAPRNFDSNHRWFNGPEFLKLDCNEWPQDHSDRSLQVTGEEKTQTVATARLVQPPIPDVSRFSSWTRYLRASARFIQSVEVFKTLLNKPDKVTATKRIVKDKAWKPYKKQMTQQTPTNQEPTIKTVNKLIPLSRKYIKQAETMLIQRIQNDSFKNEIQNLKDHKKFAKGSRLRRLTAVIEDDIMHLETRLSAANNIAISYKKPIILDGKHPITRLIVNHYHQEYNHGNHNTIMNEIRQKYYVISLRNTVKSIARECQWCRIHKAVPITTPLGDLPVERLQHKQYPFTCTAVDYFGPITIKIGRKTDKRWVALYTCLTTRAVHLEIATSLSADNMILTLRRMIARRGTPKTMFSDNGTNFIGANKEIKTAFEKMIDKSKEKGIQWKFIPPGAPHMGGAWERLVRSVKTALTATLNTRHPQEEILHTLLLEAEHLINSRPITEVPLDPDDQEGLTPNHFLIGRSSGHLRMGDFTDDELIGPPTWKTLQRLTDHFWKRWLNEYLPTITPRYNNNQNGFINPTIGDIVIIIDNSLPRGTWPRGEIIKTYPGPDGKTRIVDVRTTAGILKRPVSRLVKIAQSSSST